GACGCGCGCGCTGGGATTCATTCCGGGGGCCACGCCGCAGTGGCATCTCTTGTGCCGTCTCATGGATCTGTCCGGTATCCGTCGCCGCGACGTACCCGAACTGGCGCTGGGCGTGCTCGATCAAATTGCCAGAGCTTCGGCGGGCGGGCCCTACAATCCGTTCCCGCGCCTCGATGATCACGAATCTCCGTTGGATGAATGGTATCGTCAAGTCGTTCTGCGCCTGAACAACGACGAGAACAGCGAGTTTTTCTGGAAGGAGTGGATGAAGCTGGAGTAGCCCTCCTTCTGTCCCCCCGCTGAAACGGAGGGAGATAAAAGCAAGGCACAATGAATTGTGCCACTACAATGCCTTTGCCTTCACGTCATCAGGTGGAGGATATCATGAAAGCTGCAGTTGTTGCGATTCTTCTCCTTGATCTCTCCATCGCTTTCGCTCAGCCGCCGGACACGGTGTGGACGAGAACTATCTACGCACCACACGGCTCAACTGAAGCTCGCGCAGTATATCTTACGCAGGACGGCGGCTATGCTGTTGCCGGCATGTGCTGCGGGCACCTCCCTCCCTTCCACCACTACTGGTTCTACAAGGCTTTCGTGGCCAAGTTCACCAGAGCTGGAGACCTGTCGTGGTCTTGGGAGGACCTCTGGCACGGCGACGGTGGCAGTCTCGGCGCACACGATATTCTTGAAACCCCCGATGGAGGATTTATCATTGTCGGAAACGATTGCTTTTATGGCAACGATTATGACTATTCTCTATGGGCGGCGCGTCTGACAGCGGACGGAGATCCCCTCTGGGAACGAGTTCATGAAGGATATGGTGGCGGCAGGGCGGTCGCGCTCGCTCCCGACGGAGGTTTTCTCATCGCGGGCGTGGGGGATTTCTCGCTAAGCAAACTGGATTCCGCCGGAAACCTGCTCTGGAACAGAAACTGGGGAATAAGCCTCGAAGACATCACGCCGCTGGCCGACGACAACTACATTTGCGTCGGGCACTCGGAATCGGGCGGACCGGCGTGTCTGATGGTCAAGGTGACGACGGACGGGGATACACTCTGGACGCGCGACTGCAACACTTCCTTCGATGAACTCGCGAACGCTGTAACCGCTACGGCTGACGGCGGATTTGCGATCTGCGGCTCGTTACAGGTTCTCAGCTATCCCCGCGACATGTTCATGGCTCTCAAGACCGCCGACGGCGATCATCTGATGACCCGCGGCTACGAGTGCTACCCATGCGAGGCGATGGACATTCGTCAGGCCAACGACGGAGGATTTGTTCTGGCCGGGAGCGTGACGTTTCATGGGCAAAGCGGGGATTCCACGTGTATCGGTGTCCTGAGAACCGAGCCGAATCTCGATCAACGCTGGATGAAAACCTGGGGCGGCACAGGCAACGATGGCGCTTATGCTGTTGTGCAGGACAGCGATAGTTGCTACGCAGTGGTAGGCCATTGGGGTTCGGACTCCTGGTACATTGCCAAACTGGCGGCCCATCCA
This genomic interval from bacterium contains the following:
- a CDS encoding T9SS type A sorting domain-containing protein; this encodes MKAAVVAILLLDLSIAFAQPPDTVWTRTIYAPHGSTEARAVYLTQDGGYAVAGMCCGHLPPFHHYWFYKAFVAKFTRAGDLSWSWEDLWHGDGGSLGAHDILETPDGGFIIVGNDCFYGNDYDYSLWAARLTADGDPLWERVHEGYGGGRAVALAPDGGFLIAGVGDFSLSKLDSAGNLLWNRNWGISLEDITPLADDNYICVGHSESGGPACLMVKVTTDGDTLWTRDCNTSFDELANAVTATADGGFAICGSLQVLSYPRDMFMALKTADGDHLMTRGYECYPCEAMDIRQANDGGFVLAGSVTFHGQSGDSTCIGVLRTEPNLDQRWMKTWGGTGNDGAYAVVQDSDSCYAVVGHWGSDSWYIAKLAAHPMEVDERDHAAAPNVFTLRSFPNPFNPATTLSFTLPRPAHARLAVYDVLGREVRIVADESLTAGEHRASFDGSDLPSGIYFARLQSGEFVTTQKLLLLK